A single Halobacteriovorax vibrionivorans DNA region contains:
- the nusA gene encoding transcription termination factor NusA, which yields MSFSELGKIIDVLGKDRGIDKAIIVNAIEQAFLVTARKKFGIQGEYETRYNDDDDDVEIFQYKNVVEDVRDPIIEINLSDARELDEDVEVGDQLGIKIENPNFTRVDVQTARQIIMQKVRDAEREILFSEFKHREGDLVTGIARRYERGNIIVDLGKADAVLSRREIIPGEQFNPGDRIQAYLTEVVMTNRGPEIRLSRTSPMFLVKLFEVEVPEIQDGTIEVKSAAREPGQRAKIAVQSVDKDIDPVGACVGMKGSRVQNIVNELQGEKIDIVRWNDDLATFAIAALAPSEIENISIDHDSKSMDVIVEEDQLSLAIGRRGQNVRLAAMLSGYNINIISKTKLQEKVNKAVENLLQIPSVSDAMAQVLVQNSIMAIGDFMATPASEIASMTGVDEAAAQAAIDEAAKLVEEGTIELQPEGEEELVSASAVPRYLGIINKESGEESEEGSDKFNEAERRLREELAAFKIK from the coding sequence ATGAGTTTCTCAGAATTAGGTAAAATTATTGATGTATTAGGTAAAGACCGTGGAATCGATAAAGCAATTATCGTAAACGCTATTGAGCAAGCTTTCTTAGTAACAGCTAGAAAGAAGTTTGGAATTCAAGGTGAATATGAAACTCGTTACAATGACGATGATGACGATGTAGAGATTTTTCAATATAAAAATGTTGTTGAAGATGTAAGAGATCCAATTATTGAGATTAATCTTTCTGATGCAAGAGAATTAGATGAAGACGTAGAGGTAGGAGATCAATTAGGTATTAAAATTGAAAACCCTAATTTTACTCGTGTTGATGTTCAAACTGCTCGTCAAATTATTATGCAAAAAGTACGTGATGCTGAAAGAGAGATTCTATTCTCTGAGTTCAAGCACAGAGAAGGTGATCTAGTAACTGGTATCGCTAGAAGATATGAAAGAGGGAATATCATCGTTGACCTTGGTAAGGCCGATGCAGTTCTTTCAAGAAGAGAAATTATCCCAGGTGAACAATTTAATCCAGGTGATAGAATTCAAGCATACTTAACTGAAGTTGTGATGACGAACAGAGGTCCTGAAATTAGACTTTCTCGTACATCTCCAATGTTCTTAGTTAAGCTATTTGAAGTAGAAGTACCTGAGATTCAAGATGGAACAATCGAGGTTAAATCTGCTGCACGTGAGCCAGGTCAGAGAGCCAAGATTGCTGTACAGTCAGTTGATAAAGATATCGATCCTGTTGGTGCATGTGTTGGTATGAAGGGATCTCGTGTTCAAAATATCGTTAACGAACTTCAAGGTGAAAAAATTGATATCGTAAGATGGAACGATGACCTAGCAACATTTGCTATTGCGGCACTTGCTCCATCTGAAATTGAAAATATTTCAATTGATCATGACTCTAAATCAATGGATGTGATCGTTGAAGAAGATCAACTATCTCTTGCAATTGGTAGACGTGGTCAAAACGTTCGCCTTGCAGCGATGTTATCGGGATACAATATTAACATTATCTCTAAAACAAAACTTCAAGAGAAAGTTAATAAGGCCGTTGAAAACTTACTTCAAATTCCATCTGTTTCAGATGCAATGGCTCAAGTACTTGTTCAAAATAGCATCATGGCAATTGGTGACTTCATGGCAACACCTGCAAGCGAAATCGCTTCAATGACTGGTGTTGATGAAGCTGCTGCTCAAGCGGCAATTGATGAAGCAGCAAAGCTTGTTGAAGAAGGGACAATTGAACTTCAACCTGAAGGTGAAGAAGAACTGGTATCTGCATCAGCAGTACCAAGATACCTAGGTATCATAAATAAAGAGTCTGGTGAGGAATCAGAAGAAGGCTCTGATAAATTTAATGAAGCTGAGAGAAGACTAAGAGAAGAATTAGCTGCATTTAAAATTAAATAA
- a CDS encoding ribosome maturation factor RimP, producing the protein MNLNVEYKGIEKKFYELSQAIVSEAGYYLYDMEYIKGSKTLRVYIMNKETNTAVIEDCVAVDRAFSEPMESADWIPDDIVLEVSSPGMFRKIKTREHFDLSKGQRILVELNKKFGDLFQGENFDKKTANTKKVLCVLNDVGDDYIEVNLDSDFDLKLNLNDINKVALEPEV; encoded by the coding sequence ATGAATTTAAATGTTGAATATAAAGGTATAGAGAAGAAGTTTTACGAGCTTTCACAAGCTATTGTAAGTGAAGCTGGTTACTACCTTTACGATATGGAATATATAAAAGGTTCAAAAACTTTACGCGTTTATATAATGAATAAAGAAACGAATACTGCAGTGATCGAAGATTGTGTGGCAGTTGATCGTGCTTTTAGTGAGCCTATGGAGAGTGCTGACTGGATACCTGATGATATTGTCTTAGAAGTATCTTCTCCTGGAATGTTTCGTAAAATTAAAACAAGAGAACACTTTGACTTAAGTAAGGGACAAAGAATTCTCGTTGAATTAAATAAGAAGTTTGGTGACTTATTTCAAGGTGAGAACTTTGATAAAAAAACTGCCAATACTAAGAAAGTTTTATGTGTTTTAAATGATGTTGGAGATGACTATATAGAAGTTAATCTCGACAGTGACTTTGATTTAAAATTAAATTTAAATGATATTAATAAGGTAGCACTTGAACCAGAAGTGTAA
- a CDS encoding GNAT family N-acetyltransferase, producing MKIQFEYLAKLDEQMVDKLSDFESDHFKWSWSKKVWKELAGSSRNIVCLWQESLENNKKEIISLCVFELSSPDFCHLYKIVVDEKFRRRKLALALFKQMCHVASVELGFSKPHIYLEVEENNDGAIGFYQKMGLKQIHIKKRFYQNGNSAVIMHGVQDCDKP from the coding sequence ATGAAAATACAATTCGAATACTTGGCCAAATTAGATGAACAGATGGTTGATAAGTTATCAGACTTTGAATCTGATCATTTTAAATGGTCATGGTCGAAGAAAGTTTGGAAAGAGCTTGCAGGTTCTTCAAGAAATATTGTTTGCTTGTGGCAAGAATCCCTAGAAAATAATAAAAAAGAAATAATATCTTTATGTGTATTTGAACTATCTTCACCAGATTTCTGCCATCTTTATAAGATCGTTGTCGATGAAAAATTCCGACGTCGTAAGTTAGCTTTGGCCTTATTTAAGCAAATGTGCCACGTCGCATCAGTAGAGTTAGGCTTCAGTAAACCTCATATATACCTTGAAGTAGAGGAGAATAATGATGGTGCGATTGGATTTTATCAAAAAATGGGCCTTAAACAGATTCATATAAAAAAGCGGTTTTATCAAAATGGTAATTCGGCCGTAATAATGCATGGCGTTCAAGATTGTGACAAACCTTGA
- a CDS encoding helix-turn-helix domain-containing protein, whose translation MQIVGGQESGTSNQKESASLDVLGFVGSGEGLIPTQDNLTKLEVGKAYYQLGKLHYDKADLNKAEVNFLKAIDCAECPQDNYRVLKILSFLIRIAAEKLEDEKAEKYISHSEAIVNDLQENLGSLSAEYFYYSGLIKSYRTDFDGAYQDLDLSYNKSKEENDPDLHSKCLLALANNAFNRGQFELSLEYMGQLDNLLKIINKEYLGGSMHMTYGKIHMATGNIEASLKHFNLANITLQNKKCWNLYGYILLGIGQVQKVKGDYDRATLYYNLAKQAVDSTTFKRLTNVLDAEIHEVNDSSVDIYLDRNNRKVKEKNIGVIDFKHRFVLLEILFLLAKNRGSFFDKEDLAREIWKDEYNPLIHDKLIYTSISRLRKLIEPKDNSNTKRKYIIRGKDGYTFNPDVKIRYQMETKLTAGKAVANVDISSPV comes from the coding sequence ATGCAGATTGTCGGGGGACAAGAATCTGGAACAAGTAATCAAAAAGAATCAGCAAGTTTAGATGTTCTAGGCTTTGTCGGTTCTGGTGAAGGGCTAATTCCAACTCAAGATAATTTAACTAAGCTAGAAGTCGGAAAGGCTTACTACCAGCTTGGTAAGCTTCACTATGATAAGGCCGATCTTAACAAGGCGGAAGTAAACTTTCTTAAAGCTATCGATTGTGCTGAATGTCCTCAGGATAATTACCGTGTTTTAAAAATTCTAAGTTTTCTCATTCGTATTGCGGCCGAGAAATTAGAGGATGAAAAAGCCGAAAAATATATTTCACATAGTGAGGCCATTGTTAATGACCTTCAAGAGAATCTAGGAAGCCTATCAGCTGAATACTTCTATTATTCAGGTCTTATCAAGTCATATCGAACTGACTTCGATGGAGCATATCAAGACCTAGACTTATCTTATAATAAGTCTAAAGAGGAAAATGATCCTGATCTTCACTCTAAATGCTTATTAGCTTTAGCAAATAATGCATTTAACAGAGGTCAATTTGAACTTTCTCTCGAGTATATGGGACAACTAGATAATCTTTTAAAAATTATTAATAAAGAGTATTTAGGTGGTTCAATGCATATGACATATGGAAAAATTCATATGGCCACAGGCAATATTGAAGCGTCTTTAAAACATTTTAATCTTGCAAATATTACGCTTCAAAATAAGAAGTGCTGGAACCTATACGGATATATTCTTTTAGGAATTGGACAGGTTCAAAAAGTTAAAGGTGATTACGATAGAGCAACTCTTTATTATAACCTAGCAAAGCAAGCAGTTGATTCGACGACATTTAAGCGTCTAACAAATGTTCTTGATGCCGAGATTCATGAAGTTAATGATTCAAGTGTTGATATTTACCTTGATCGTAACAATAGAAAAGTAAAAGAGAAGAATATTGGTGTAATTGATTTCAAACATCGTTTTGTTCTACTAGAGATCCTATTCTTATTAGCTAAGAATCGCGGAAGTTTCTTTGATAAAGAAGATCTTGCTAGAGAGATTTGGAAAGATGAGTACAATCCATTAATTCACGACAAGCTTATCTATACTTCGATTTCTCGTCTAAGAAAGTTAATTGAACCTAAAGATAATAGTAATACGAAGAGAAAGTATATTATTCGCGGAAAAGACGGATATACTTTCAATCCAGATGTTAAGATTCGCTATCAAATGGAGACTAAGCTTACTGCAGGTAAAGCCGTGGCAAACGTTGATATCAGTTCTCCAGTTTAA
- the rbfA gene encoding 30S ribosome-binding factor RbfA, with product MSSNNKKLQYEEQIKNEVNKLLRTGLDNSAFTYCSVTKVEMNPDFSVATLYWDTFDPSRRGDIAKAMESALGKMRTHLAKTLKVRHTPSLTAVYDSQFEDEQEIEQLLKSEKEKGKSY from the coding sequence ATGAGTAGCAATAATAAAAAACTGCAATACGAAGAGCAGATAAAAAATGAAGTCAATAAGTTATTGCGTACAGGTCTGGATAATAGTGCATTCACTTATTGTTCAGTAACTAAAGTTGAAATGAATCCTGACTTCTCAGTAGCAACTCTTTACTGGGATACATTTGATCCTTCTCGAAGAGGTGATATTGCAAAAGCAATGGAGTCAGCTTTAGGTAAAATGAGAACTCATTTGGCAAAAACACTTAAGGTTAGACACACTCCATCTCTAACTGCTGTTTATGACTCGCAATTTGAAGACGAGCAAGAAATAGAACAGCTGCTTAAGTCAGAAAAAGAAAAAGGAAAGTCATACTAA
- the infB gene encoding translation initiation factor IF-2 yields MPKKIFELANEIGKKPLDLVEELKAHGFNVRNHMSVLSDDDITKWQELAGASAKSEDAPAKKKVTKKKKAKKKTAKKTTVRKKAASKDEEDGEDKPAKKTVTRKKKTVVRRKASSKSSEATPSVDESTEETTTVHVAEASTQKPEKVVEAKETKVAEKSSEEPKAAESKDETEAQEKKVEKETSSKEKESDKGVDGKPFGLRIVSAPTKEDKEKAAARKTREAKKAEEKPEDDINAKAGPGTKGVTGKKDAKSSRLSGLASMLSAKKNVNRSQALNEERATTELKSYAALQGSGRPMYTQVKRKRQYSGPSKSTEITEVKESKRVIKLHGGAYAEQLAKKLSIKLKDMIDKCLDLNLLVRNGDYIGLKLAGQIAALYDYRVEDQSFDEDAVIGKEELSEEEVSKLPLRAPVVTIMGHVDHGKTTLLDCIRNAKIADGEAGGITQHIGAYSVDVKDSKLTFLDTPGHAAFGAMRQRGADITDIVILIVAADDGVMPQTVESIKYIQSAGKPLIVAVNKMDREGANPDRIKQALTEYSITPEEWGGDTQFCNISALKGEGIDELLEAIALQAEILELRADPKGVAEAVVVESRIEHGRGPVATVLVEKGTLKKGDSIVVGETFGRARSLTDHRGNQLPKAGPSTPVQILGLSEAPAPGDVLNVVKNEREAKKIAQNRIDERIRIEAAATTQGPKVSLEDFFATAAGEEGQTKDLNLIIRADVQGSYEAIKTALESISNPEVEVKVIRGGVGQISDSDIELANTSGAFVIGFNMRPATSARKLSEQYGVDIKTYSIIYELINDVKLAVEGLLDPEYTEEYIGRAEVRDTFFVPKIGTIAGSVVVDGKIMVGCNVRLLREGKIMFDGKMSSLKRFKDDVKEVKNGYECGVGLENYNDIKVGDLFEAYQMKEKKRKLEDVMTSESPIL; encoded by the coding sequence ATGCCTAAGAAAATATTTGAATTGGCCAATGAAATCGGAAAGAAGCCTCTCGATCTTGTTGAGGAACTGAAAGCCCATGGCTTTAACGTAAGAAACCACATGTCGGTATTATCGGACGATGATATCACAAAGTGGCAAGAGTTAGCCGGCGCTAGTGCTAAGAGCGAAGATGCTCCAGCAAAGAAGAAGGTAACAAAGAAGAAAAAGGCCAAGAAGAAGACTGCTAAGAAGACTACTGTTCGTAAGAAAGCAGCTAGTAAAGACGAAGAAGACGGTGAAGATAAGCCGGCAAAGAAAACTGTAACTCGTAAGAAGAAAACAGTTGTTCGTCGTAAGGCTTCTTCAAAATCATCTGAGGCAACACCATCTGTTGATGAAAGCACTGAAGAGACAACTACAGTACATGTTGCTGAAGCTTCTACGCAAAAACCTGAAAAGGTAGTTGAGGCAAAAGAAACTAAGGTTGCTGAAAAAAGCTCTGAAGAACCTAAAGCTGCTGAATCAAAAGATGAAACAGAAGCTCAAGAGAAGAAAGTTGAAAAAGAGACTTCTTCAAAAGAGAAAGAAAGTGACAAAGGTGTTGATGGTAAACCATTTGGTTTAAGAATTGTTTCAGCGCCTACTAAAGAAGATAAAGAGAAAGCTGCAGCTAGAAAGACTCGTGAAGCTAAAAAAGCTGAAGAGAAGCCAGAAGACGACATTAATGCGAAAGCTGGTCCTGGTACAAAAGGTGTTACTGGTAAGAAGGACGCTAAAAGTAGTAGGCTAAGTGGTCTTGCTTCTATGTTAAGTGCTAAGAAGAATGTTAATCGTTCTCAAGCCCTTAATGAAGAACGTGCTACAACTGAGCTTAAGTCATATGCTGCTCTTCAAGGCTCAGGCCGTCCAATGTATACTCAGGTTAAGAGAAAGAGACAATATTCAGGTCCTTCTAAGTCAACTGAGATAACAGAAGTTAAAGAATCAAAAAGAGTTATTAAGCTTCATGGTGGAGCTTATGCTGAGCAATTAGCTAAAAAGTTATCAATTAAGCTAAAAGATATGATCGATAAGTGTCTTGATCTAAACCTACTTGTTAGAAATGGTGATTACATCGGTCTAAAATTAGCAGGTCAAATCGCTGCGCTTTATGATTATCGTGTAGAAGATCAGTCATTTGATGAAGATGCAGTTATCGGTAAAGAAGAACTTTCTGAAGAAGAAGTTAGTAAACTTCCACTTCGTGCTCCTGTTGTTACTATCATGGGTCACGTTGATCACGGTAAAACAACTCTTCTTGATTGTATTAGAAACGCGAAAATTGCAGACGGTGAAGCTGGTGGTATCACTCAGCACATTGGTGCATATTCAGTTGATGTTAAAGATTCTAAACTAACGTTCTTAGATACTCCTGGTCACGCAGCCTTTGGAGCAATGAGACAACGTGGTGCAGATATCACAGATATCGTTATTCTAATTGTTGCAGCAGATGATGGTGTTATGCCACAGACTGTTGAATCGATTAAATATATTCAAAGTGCTGGAAAGCCTTTAATTGTAGCAGTTAACAAAATGGACCGTGAAGGAGCTAATCCAGATCGTATCAAGCAAGCGTTAACTGAATACAGTATTACACCTGAAGAATGGGGTGGAGATACTCAATTCTGTAATATCTCAGCTCTTAAAGGTGAAGGAATTGATGAACTTCTAGAAGCAATTGCTCTACAAGCTGAAATTCTTGAGCTTCGTGCAGATCCAAAAGGTGTTGCAGAAGCCGTTGTTGTTGAGTCTAGAATTGAGCATGGCCGTGGACCTGTTGCAACTGTACTTGTTGAAAAAGGAACGCTTAAAAAAGGCGATTCAATTGTAGTAGGTGAAACTTTTGGTAGAGCTAGAAGTTTAACTGACCACAGAGGTAATCAGCTTCCAAAAGCTGGGCCATCAACTCCTGTTCAAATCCTTGGTCTAAGTGAGGCTCCGGCTCCAGGTGACGTTCTAAACGTTGTTAAAAATGAAAGAGAAGCAAAGAAGATTGCACAAAATAGAATTGATGAGCGCATCAGAATTGAAGCTGCTGCGACGACTCAAGGACCTAAGGTTTCTCTTGAGGACTTCTTTGCAACGGCAGCTGGTGAAGAAGGTCAAACAAAAGATCTTAATCTTATCATTAGAGCAGATGTACAAGGTTCATACGAAGCTATTAAAACTGCACTAGAGTCAATTTCAAATCCTGAAGTTGAAGTTAAGGTAATTCGTGGTGGAGTTGGACAAATTAGTGACTCTGACATTGAACTTGCTAATACTTCTGGGGCATTTGTCATTGGATTTAATATGAGACCAGCAACATCTGCTAGAAAACTTTCTGAGCAGTATGGTGTTGATATTAAAACATACTCAATCATCTATGAACTAATCAATGATGTTAAACTTGCAGTCGAAGGTCTTCTTGATCCTGAATATACTGAAGAGTATATCGGTCGTGCAGAAGTTCGCGATACATTCTTTGTTCCAAAAATTGGTACAATTGCAGGTTCTGTTGTCGTTGACGGTAAGATCATGGTTGGATGTAATGTTCGTCTTCTTAGAGAAGGTAAGATCATGTTTGATGGTAAAATGTCATCTCTTAAACGTTTCAAAGATGACGTTAAAGAAGTTAAGAATGGTTACGAGTGTGGTGTAGGTCTTGAAAACTATAATGATATTAAAGTTGGCGACCTATTTGAAGCATACCAAATGAAAGAGAAGAAACGTAAACTTGAAGACGTTATGACGTCTGAGTCACCGATTCTTTAA